The following are encoded together in the Streptococcus oralis genome:
- a CDS encoding SSURE domain-containing protein yields MKFNPNQRYTRWSIRRLSVGVASVVVASGFFVLVGQPSSARADVVNPTPAQVVPDAASVSEKSDLPAEVLKKAVDVALPSEQSIPTPKASVDTTSSSEKADATAKEPAVVPKEEVQAQPDSKKQTEDAVKPVESPASTVSGQDREVSEAQPATTPAEVQKGVADNTKDTVDVPASYLDKANFPGPFTAGVNQVIPYEFFAGDGMLTRLILKASDKAPWSDNGSAKNPALPPVEKLGKGLYFYEVDLAGTQGKSDKELLDLLKQNGTQSYKATIKVYGAKDGKPDLTNLVATKNLDVNLNSLTTPAEVQKGVADNTKDTVDVPASYLDKANFPGPFTAGVNQVIPYEFFAGDGMLTRLILKASDKAPWSDNGSAKNPALPPVEKLGKGLYFYEVDLAGTQGKSDKELLDLLKQNGTQSYKATIKVYGAKDGKPDLTNLVATKDLTVNLNGSTTPAEVQKGVADNTKDTVDVPATYLEKANFPGPFTAGVNQVIPYEFFAGDGMLTRLILKASDKAPWSDNGSAKNLALPPVEKLGKGLYFYEVDLAGTQGKSDKELLDLLKQNGTHSYKATIKVYGAKDGKPDLTNLVATKDLNVNLNGLTTPNQVKDSVVNNVKDMIDVPASYLDKAKVPGPFLAGVNQVIPYEVFGGDGMLTRLLLKASDKAPWSDNGTAKNPALLPLEGLAKGQYFYEVDLNGNTVGKDGQALLDQLRANGTHTYLATVKVYGSKDGKPDLTNLIATRQVTIQLRGKEMATIPSQQGQMNTKPSETGSTGTTEGMMGTNHHMSDMKVDQPASSPMANMMKKDDKAMLPNTGEAKTATAGLGIFGLALAGLVGLLGLTTKRED; encoded by the coding sequence ATGAAATTCAATCCAAATCAGAGATATACTCGTTGGTCTATTCGCCGTCTCAGTGTAGGCGTTGCTTCAGTTGTTGTGGCTAGTGGCTTCTTTGTCCTAGTTGGTCAACCAAGTTCTGCGCGTGCTGATGTCGTCAATCCGACTCCTGCCCAAGTCGTGCCAGACGCTGCTTCGGTGAGTGAAAAGAGCGACTTACCAGCAGAGGTTCTCAAAAAAGCAGTCGATGTAGCTCTTCCTTCAGAACAGTCTATTCCAACACCTAAAGCAAGTGTGGATACCACAAGCTCTTCAGAAAAAGCGGACGCAACTGCTAAAGAGCCTGCAGTAGTGCCAAAAGAAGAAGTGCAAGCACAACCTGACTCTAAGAAACAAACAGAAGATGCAGTTAAACCTGTGGAAAGTCCTGCGTCTACAGTTTCTGGACAAGACCGTGAAGTCAGTGAAGCGCAACCAGCGACCACCCCAGCTGAAGTGCAAAAGGGTGTGGCCGACAACACCAAAGACACAGTAGATGTCCCAGCTAGTTACCTTGACAAAGCCAATTTCCCAGGACCATTTACAGCTGGTGTCAATCAAGTCATTCCATACGAATTCTTCGCTGGTGACGGCATGTTGACTCGCCTGATCTTGAAAGCATCTGATAAGGCTCCATGGTCAGACAACGGTTCAGCTAAAAATCCCGCCCTTCCACCAGTAGAGAAATTGGGCAAAGGTCTTTACTTCTATGAAGTGGATTTAGCAGGTACCCAAGGCAAATCTGACAAAGAGTTGCTTGATCTTTTAAAACAAAACGGCACGCAAAGCTATAAAGCTACTATCAAGGTGTACGGTGCAAAAGACGGCAAACCTGACTTAACTAATCTGGTAGCGACTAAAAATTTGGATGTCAACTTGAATAGTTTGACCACCCCAGCTGAAGTGCAAAAAGGTGTGGCTGACAATACAAAAGATACAGTAGATGTCCCAGCTAGTTACCTTGACAAAGCCAATTTCCCAGGACCATTTACAGCTGGTGTCAATCAAGTCATTCCATACGAGTTCTTTGCCGGTGACGGTATGTTAACACGCCTTATCTTGAAAGCATCCGACAAGGCTCCATGGTCAGACAATGGTTCAGCTAAAAATCCCGCTCTCCCACCAGTAGAGAAATTGGGCAAAGGCCTTTACTTCTACGAAGTGGATTTAGCAGGGACTCAAGGCAAATCTGACAAAGAGTTGCTTGATCTTTTAAAACAAAATGGAACTCAAAGCTATAAAGCTACTATCAAGGTGTACGGTGCGAAAGACGGCAAGCCTGACTTAACTAATCTGGTAGCGACTAAAGATTTGACTGTTAATTTGAATGGTTCGACCACTCCAGCAGAAGTTCAAAAAGGTGTGGCTGACAACACCAAAGACACAGTAGATGTCCCAGCCACTTACTTGGAAAAGGCTAACTTCCCAGGACCATTCACAGCTGGTGTCAACCAAGTCATTCCATATGAATTCTTCGCTGGTGATGGCATGTTGACTCGCCTTATCTTGAAAGCATCTGATAAGGCTCCATGGTCAGACAATGGTTCAGCTAAAAATCTCGCTCTCCCACCAGTAGAGAAATTGGGCAAAGGTCTTTACTTCTACGAAGTAGACTTGGCCGGCACCCAAGGTAAATCTGATAAAGAGCTGCTTGACTTGTTGAAACAAAACGGCACACATAGCTATAAAGCTACCATCAAAGTGTACGGTGCGAAAGATGGCAAACCTGACTTAACTAATCTGGTAGCGACTAAGGATTTAAATGTCAACTTGAATGGCTTGACCACACCAAATCAGGTTAAAGACTCTGTTGTGAACAATGTCAAAGACATGATTGATGTTCCAGCTAGCTACCTTGATAAGGCTAAGGTTCCTGGACCTTTCTTGGCTGGTGTCAACCAAGTTATTCCGTACGAAGTTTTTGGTGGAGATGGTATGTTGACTCGCCTCTTGTTAAAAGCTTCAGACAAAGCTCCATGGTCAGACAACGGAACAGCTAAAAATCCTGCCCTATTGCCACTTGAAGGCTTGGCTAAAGGTCAATATTTCTACGAAGTGGATTTGAATGGCAATACGGTTGGCAAAGATGGTCAGGCCTTGCTGGATCAACTTCGAGCTAACGGAACCCATACATATCTAGCTACTGTTAAAGTCTATGGATCTAAAGATGGCAAACCTGATTTGACCAATCTGATTGCTACTCGTCAAGTAACGATTCAGCTTCGTGGAAAAGAAATGGCGACAATACCATCTCAACAAGGTCAGATGAATACGAAGCCTTCTGAAACAGGCTCTACAGGTACGACTGAGGGTATGATGGGTACAAATCACCATATGTCAGATATGAAAGTAGATCAACCAGCTTCTAGCCCAATGGCTAATATGATGAAAAAAGATGATAAAGCGATGTTACCAAATACTGGGGAAGCTAAAACGGCTACAGCTGGCCTTGGTATCTTTGGTCTAGCCTTGGCAGGTCTTGTTGGACTTTTGGGTTTGACAACCAAACGAGAAGATTAA
- a CDS encoding response regulator transcription factor has product MKKTILLVDDEIDILDIQNRYLLQAGYDVLVAHDGKEGLELFRKKSIDLIITDIMMPNMDGYDFISEVQYIAPDQPFLFTTAKTSEQDKIYGLSLGADDFIVKPFSPRELVLRVNNILRRLSRGGETEQIEFGDLVINHVTHEVRIGEQPLELTVKSFELLWILASNPERVFSKTELYEKVWQEDYVDDTNTLNVHIHALRQELTKYTNSNAPTIKTVWGLGYKMEKPRGRK; this is encoded by the coding sequence ATGAAAAAGACAATTTTGCTGGTTGATGATGAGATAGATATTTTAGATATTCAAAACCGCTATCTTTTACAAGCAGGTTACGATGTTTTGGTCGCCCATGATGGTAAGGAGGGATTAGAACTTTTCAGAAAAAAATCTATCGACCTCATTATCACAGATATCATGATGCCCAATATGGATGGCTATGATTTTATCAGTGAAGTTCAGTATATCGCTCCGGATCAACCCTTCCTCTTTACAACTGCTAAGACAAGCGAACAGGATAAGATTTATGGATTAAGTTTGGGGGCAGATGATTTTATAGTCAAACCCTTTAGCCCACGCGAATTGGTTTTAAGAGTGAATAATATCTTGCGTCGCCTTAGCCGTGGAGGAGAGACAGAACAGATCGAGTTTGGTGACTTAGTGATCAACCATGTGACTCATGAGGTTCGCATTGGGGAGCAACCTTTGGAATTGACAGTAAAATCCTTTGAACTTCTATGGATATTAGCCAGCAATCCCGAGAGAGTCTTTTCAAAGACGGAACTTTACGAGAAGGTATGGCAAGAGGACTATGTGGATGATACCAATACACTCAATGTTCATATCCATGCTTTGAGGCAAGAGTTGACTAAGTATACAAATTCAAATGCTCCTACTATCAAAACTGTCTGGGGTTTGGGCTATAAGATGGAAAAACCAAGAGGTAGAAAATGA
- a CDS encoding sensor histidine kinase, translating to MKLKNYILVGYLVSTLLTILVVFWAVQRMLIEKSEVYFLVGMTLIASFIGAAVSIFLLSPVFSSLKHLKKQAQDIASKDFSTEIETKGPLEFQELGQAFNDMSHNLQATFQSLDESEQEKRMMIAQLSHDIKTPITSIQVTVEGILDGVIKEEERLHYLTTIGRQTERLNKLVEELDVLTLNTQPQEIADEEVEEVFLDQLLIESMSEFQLQIEQEERDVYIQVSPESAKIKSHSDKLSRILVNLLNNAFKYSEPGTRIEVLAQLTEQELTISVKDEGQGILPEDLEKIFKRLYRVETSRNMKTGGHGLGLAIARELAHQLGGEITAESQYGLGSKFTFSLNLK from the coding sequence ATGAAATTAAAAAACTATATTTTAGTGGGGTATCTAGTGTCGACTCTACTAACGATTTTGGTCGTTTTCTGGGCAGTCCAACGAATGTTGATCGAGAAAAGTGAAGTTTACTTTCTAGTTGGAATGACCTTGATTGCTAGTTTCATTGGCGCTGCAGTGAGCATCTTTCTTTTGTCGCCTGTGTTCTCTTCTCTGAAACATTTGAAAAAACAAGCTCAGGATATAGCCAGCAAGGATTTCAGCACAGAAATTGAAACCAAGGGCCCATTAGAATTTCAAGAGCTGGGCCAGGCTTTTAATGACATGTCCCACAATTTGCAGGCTACCTTTCAATCACTTGATGAGAGCGAGCAAGAAAAGAGAATGATGATTGCGCAGCTCTCTCACGATATTAAAACTCCCATTACCTCCATTCAGGTTACTGTGGAGGGAATTCTAGATGGAGTGATTAAGGAAGAGGAACGGCTCCACTACTTAACCACGATTGGTCGGCAAACTGAGCGTCTAAACAAGCTAGTGGAGGAATTGGATGTTTTGACTCTTAATACACAACCTCAAGAAATTGCTGACGAGGAAGTCGAAGAGGTCTTTTTAGATCAGCTGTTGATTGAGTCAATGAGTGAATTCCAACTCCAGATTGAACAAGAGGAGCGAGATGTTTACATTCAAGTGTCACCTGAGTCGGCGAAAATCAAGAGCCATTCTGACAAACTTTCTCGTATTCTGGTCAATTTGTTAAACAATGCCTTTAAATATTCAGAACCAGGAACCAGAATTGAGGTTCTTGCCCAATTAACAGAACAAGAGCTGACAATCAGTGTGAAAGACGAGGGTCAGGGGATCCTTCCTGAAGATTTGGAAAAGATCTTTAAACGACTTTATCGTGTAGAAACTTCGCGCAATATGAAGACAGGTGGACATGGATTAGGACTTGCGATTGCACGCGAACTAGCCCATCAGCTTGGTGGCGAAATCACAGCAGAAAGTCAATATGGCTTAGGAAGCAAGTTTACATTCAGCCTCAATTTGAAATAA
- the rpsD gene encoding 30S ribosomal protein S4 yields MSRYTGPSWKQARRLGLSLTGTGKELARRNYVPGQHGPNNRSKLSEYGLQLAEKQKLRFTYGVGEKQFRNLFVQATKIKGGILGFNFMLLLERRLDNVVYRLGLATTRRQARQFVNHGHILVDGKRVDIPSYRVTPGQVISVREKSLKVPAILEAVEATLGRPAFVSFDAEKLEGSLTRLPERDEINPEINEALVVEFYNKML; encoded by the coding sequence ATGTCACGTTATACAGGACCATCTTGGAAACAAGCTCGTCGCCTTGGCCTTTCACTTACAGGTACAGGTAAAGAATTGGCACGTCGTAACTACGTACCAGGACAACACGGACCAAACAACCGTTCTAAATTGTCAGAATACGGTTTGCAATTGGCTGAAAAACAAAAACTTCGTTTCACTTACGGTGTAGGTGAAAAACAATTCCGTAACTTGTTCGTACAAGCTACAAAAATCAAAGGCGGAATCCTAGGTTTCAACTTCATGCTTCTTTTGGAACGTCGTTTGGATAACGTTGTTTACCGTCTTGGCCTTGCGACTACTCGTCGTCAAGCTCGTCAATTCGTAAACCATGGTCACATCCTTGTTGACGGAAAACGCGTTGATATCCCATCATACCGCGTAACTCCAGGTCAAGTGATCTCAGTTCGTGAAAAATCATTGAAAGTTCCAGCAATCCTTGAAGCAGTAGAAGCTACTCTTGGACGTCCAGCATTCGTATCATTCGACGCTGAAAAATTGGAAGGTTCATTGACTCGCTTGCCAGAACGCGACGAAATCAACCCAGAAATCAACGAAGCACTTGTCGTTGAATTCTACAACAAGATGCTTTAA
- a CDS encoding 16S rRNA processing protein RimM, with the protein MLLPDLFERKHYGKRFSLYDNGWDASFDYNGQVCGIFPNSVHDIVVVIGDKEYQVSSFIDLISLKIGDNTLVEIMDGIEVQYY; encoded by the coding sequence GTGCTTTTACCTGACTTATTTGAAAGAAAACACTATGGAAAAAGATTTAGTTTATATGACAATGGTTGGGACGCCTCTTTTGATTATAATGGTCAAGTATGTGGGATTTTTCCTAATTCTGTTCATGATATTGTAGTGGTGATTGGAGATAAGGAATACCAGGTATCATCATTCATTGATCTGATTTCTCTAAAAATTGGCGATAACACTTTAGTAGAAATTATGGATGGAATTGAAGTGCAGTATTATTAA
- a CDS encoding SIR2 family protein, producing the protein MESDQFLKDIQGKNVNFLIGAGASSGVVPTLWVKSLNKSFEDLLTSNDFNENQKKVLYFIWFELWIRKTKIIDFDLKNETHKQYERFIKNLINYLNNEGFDRPKRLNIFTSNYDTLFEKTFDSLSKENRLTYFNDGSRGFFKKYISTENYHLKISHSGMSDSFQREIPTINLLKIHGSVTWSNINNEIEVSLENEVYNGLCDLSDKIKEAINDHNNTSWFTNEEKLLNPNKYEESILYGTLDNQRFSTELTTIFDKFSGQINSFYEKYRNFPVVNPTKEKFSDTVFQQHYYQLLRMLSFELEKQDSVLVVFGFSFADEHILEIVRRSIVNPKLKIYVIAYNKGAKEQTKNKLGDLGGNIIEYLPSTVSPDGNEVLGNFNYLNSLFDGKMSK; encoded by the coding sequence ATGGAATCTGATCAATTTTTAAAAGATATTCAAGGAAAAAATGTTAATTTTTTAATAGGAGCAGGAGCTTCTTCTGGGGTCGTGCCAACGCTATGGGTGAAATCACTTAATAAGTCTTTTGAGGATTTATTAACCTCTAATGATTTTAATGAAAATCAAAAAAAAGTATTATATTTTATCTGGTTTGAACTTTGGATTCGGAAAACAAAAATTATTGATTTTGATTTAAAAAATGAAACACATAAGCAATATGAACGTTTTATTAAAAATTTAATTAATTATCTAAATAATGAAGGTTTTGATAGACCTAAACGACTTAATATCTTTACATCTAATTATGATACTTTATTTGAAAAGACTTTTGATTCATTAAGCAAGGAGAATAGACTTACTTATTTTAATGATGGAAGTAGAGGTTTCTTCAAGAAGTATATTTCAACTGAAAATTATCATTTAAAAATATCTCATTCGGGGATGAGTGACTCCTTTCAACGAGAAATTCCAACTATAAATTTGTTAAAAATTCATGGTTCGGTCACTTGGAGTAATATTAATAATGAAATTGAAGTGAGTTTAGAAAACGAGGTCTACAATGGGCTTTGTGATTTAAGTGATAAAATAAAAGAAGCAATAAATGACCATAATAATACTAGTTGGTTCACTAATGAGGAGAAGTTGCTTAATCCGAATAAATATGAAGAATCTATTTTGTACGGAACACTTGATAATCAGCGATTTTCAACAGAACTGACAACTATTTTTGATAAATTTTCTGGTCAAATAAATTCTTTTTATGAAAAATATAGAAATTTTCCAGTGGTAAATCCAACGAAGGAAAAATTTTCTGACACTGTTTTTCAACAACATTATTATCAATTATTAAGGATGCTAAGTTTTGAATTGGAAAAACAAGATAGTGTTTTAGTTGTTTTTGGATTCTCATTTGCTGATGAACATATATTAGAAATTGTCCGACGTTCAATAGTTAACCCTAAACTCAAAATCTATGTGATAGCTTATAATAAGGGAGCGAAGGAACAAACAAAGAATAAGCTAGGGGATTTAGGAGGAAATATAATTGAATATCTTCCTTCTACCGTATCTCCAGATGGGAATGAAGTTCTGGGGAACTTTAACTATTTAAATTCATTATTTGATGGAAAGATGAGTAAATAA
- a CDS encoding helicase HerA domain-containing protein encodes MTDQSYIVGTVREIKGTNVIIRLFDNSSQMTYFLNGKRYSGVMIGSYIGIKRGHYTIVVKIEKEYAQDIFHDTMVQEFSKDRFIREVEAKVIGSFVRDKYISGMVAFPQIFNDVILLPDEKIGSIISGEGTNDSKTRPNPKSFFKIGEMWPEGIPYKVNWAKIFNTHIAIFGNTGSGKSNTLARLYKNLFDLNTKKF; translated from the coding sequence ATGACAGACCAAAGCTATATTGTAGGAACAGTTAGAGAAATAAAAGGAACAAATGTTATAATTCGCTTGTTTGATAATTCATCGCAAATGACTTACTTTTTAAATGGGAAGCGTTATTCTGGTGTTATGATTGGATCATATATTGGGATAAAACGGGGGCACTATACTATTGTTGTAAAGATTGAAAAAGAGTACGCTCAAGATATTTTTCACGATACAATGGTACAGGAATTTTCAAAAGATAGATTCATTAGAGAGGTGGAAGCTAAAGTAATTGGTAGCTTTGTTCGAGATAAATATATTTCAGGAATGGTAGCCTTCCCACAAATATTTAATGATGTGATTCTATTACCTGATGAAAAAATAGGTTCAATTATAAGTGGAGAAGGAACAAATGATTCTAAAACTCGGCCAAATCCAAAATCATTTTTTAAAATTGGTGAAATGTGGCCAGAAGGAATCCCCTATAAAGTTAATTGGGCAAAGATATTCAACACTCATATTGCGATTTTTGGAAATACTGGTAGCGGGAAATCGAATACTTTGGCTAGACTCTATAAAAATCTTTTTGATTTAAATACAAAAAAATTCTAG
- a CDS encoding ATP-binding protein gives MDFNGEYVEENVFTKEKKVYNLETRSSGRDKIVIPANKFWDKEMLSILFGATAQTQQPFLNRVLKYYFSETGFEENIVRYLKQAFKTVFSTPSKESLDILKYALDLLEIDYDTFSSWIVHSVYNPNNSNGYYSVCELDGWKQSNNKFYWNADENIDILNQEIDSIQQKSSEFMSEKTNKIVTNPIIQLRLASYFQMIFDLSRHTIQYDHISPLIHRIEARTSDFNKVLEIENSRQCQSLFSGGYSHVISLKNVNRDIKMLLPMLIAKISYDLHRNQDERSSIFNLIIDEAHNILSENSTVESEKWKDYRLDVFEEIVKEGRKFGYYLTIASQRPSDISPTIVSQIHNYFIHRLVNENDLRLLDRTMTSLDYVSKSSIPNLSAGQAIITGVSFDLPVVVKIDKLQKDEAPNSSDSELLKMWKVVSEPFLILKKNLLHSEKSIKFRRVRK, from the coding sequence ATTGATTTTAATGGTGAGTATGTAGAGGAAAATGTTTTTACAAAAGAAAAAAAAGTCTACAATCTAGAAACTCGAAGTTCAGGAAGGGACAAAATAGTAATTCCTGCTAATAAGTTTTGGGATAAAGAAATGTTGTCGATACTTTTTGGAGCTACTGCACAAACTCAACAACCTTTTTTGAACAGGGTGTTAAAATATTATTTTTCAGAGACAGGTTTTGAAGAAAATATAGTCCGTTACCTGAAACAAGCATTTAAAACGGTTTTTAGTACTCCCTCTAAAGAATCTTTAGATATACTAAAGTATGCGCTAGATCTTTTAGAAATTGATTATGATACTTTCTCTTCATGGATCGTTCATAGTGTTTATAATCCTAATAACTCAAACGGATATTATAGTGTATGTGAACTTGATGGATGGAAACAAAGTAATAATAAGTTTTATTGGAATGCTGATGAAAATATAGATATTCTTAATCAAGAGATTGATTCAATACAACAGAAATCCTCTGAGTTTATGTCAGAGAAGACTAATAAAATAGTGACAAATCCTATTATTCAATTGAGATTGGCATCATATTTTCAAATGATTTTTGACTTATCTCGTCATACGATACAATATGACCATATTTCACCGTTGATTCATAGAATTGAAGCAAGAACCAGTGATTTTAATAAAGTACTAGAAATAGAAAATTCACGACAATGCCAAAGTTTATTTTCTGGTGGTTATTCACACGTAATTTCGTTGAAAAATGTCAATAGAGATATTAAAATGTTGTTACCGATGTTAATTGCTAAAATAAGTTATGACTTACATAGAAACCAAGATGAACGTTCTAGCATATTTAATCTAATTATTGATGAAGCGCATAACATTCTATCTGAAAATTCAACTGTTGAATCTGAAAAATGGAAAGATTACAGATTAGACGTTTTTGAAGAGATAGTAAAAGAAGGACGTAAATTTGGATACTATCTTACTATAGCTAGTCAAAGGCCCTCAGATATTTCACCTACCATAGTTTCGCAAATACATAATTATTTTATTCATAGATTGGTTAACGAAAATGACCTTAGATTACTTGATAGAACAATGACATCTTTAGATTATGTTTCAAAATCTAGTATTCCTAACTTATCAGCTGGTCAAGCAATAATAACGGGTGTATCATTTGATTTACCTGTGGTTGTTAAAATCGATAAACTTCAAAAAGACGAAGCACCAAATAGTTCAGATAGTGAGTTACTAAAAATGTGGAAAGTCGTTTCAGAACCATTTCTTATCTTAAAAAAGAATCTCCTTCATTCAGAAAAAAGTATAAAATTTCGTCGAGTTCGAAAATGA
- the rpmG gene encoding 50S ribosomal protein L33 yields the protein MRVNITLEHKESGERLYLTSKNKRNTPDRLQLKKYSPKLRKHVVFTEVK from the coding sequence ATGCGCGTAAATATCACACTTGAACACAAAGAATCTGGTGAACGCTTGTACCTTACTTCTAAAAACAAACGTAACACTCCAGACCGTCTTCAATTGAAGAAATACTCACCAAAACTTCGCAAACACGTCGTGTTTACAGAGGTTAAATAA
- the rpmF gene encoding 50S ribosomal protein L32: protein MAVPARRTSKAKKNKRRTHYKVTAPSVNFDETTGDYSRSHRVSLKGYYKGRKIAKAASAE, encoded by the coding sequence ATGGCAGTACCTGCACGTCGCACTTCAAAAGCGAAGAAAAACAAACGTCGTACACACTACAAAGTAACAGCTCCATCTGTAAACTTTGACGAAACTACTGGAGATTACTCACGTTCTCACCGCGTATCACTTAAAGGATACTACAAAGGACGTAAAATCGCTAAAGCTGCATCAGCTGAATAA
- the ilvD gene encoding dihydroxy-acid dehydratase yields the protein MTELDKRHRSSIYDSMVKSPNRAMLRATGMTDKDFETPIVGVISTWAENTPCNIHLHDFGKLAKEGVKSAGAWPVQFGTITVADGIAMGTPGMRFSLTSRDIIADSIEAAMGGHNVDAFVAIGGCDKNMPGSMIAIANMDIPAIFAYGGTIAPGNLDGKDIDLVSVFEGIGKWNHGDMTAEDVKRLECNACPGPGGCGGMYTANTMATAIEVLGMSLPGSSSHPAESADKKEDIEAAGRAVVKMLELGLKPSDILTREAFEDAITVTMALGGSTNATLHLLAIAHAANVDLSLEDFNTIQERVPHLADLKPSGQYVFQDLYEVGGVPAVMKYLLANGFLHGDRITCTGKTVAENLADFADLTPGQKVIMPLENPKRADGPLIILNGNLAPDGAVAKVSGVKVRRHVGPAKVFDSEEDAIQAVLTDEIVDGDVVVVRFVGPKGGPGMPEMLSLSSMIVGKGQGDKVALLTDGRFSGGTYGLVVGHIAPEAQDGGPIAYLRTGDIVTVDQDTKEISMEVSEEELEKRKAETTLPPLYSRGVLGKYAHIVSSASRGAVTDFWNMDKSGKK from the coding sequence ATGACTGAATTAGATAAACGTCACCGCAGTAGCATTTATGACAGCATGGTTAAATCACCAAACCGTGCCATGCTTCGTGCGACTGGTATGACAGATAAGGACTTTGAAACACCGATTGTGGGAGTGATTTCGACTTGGGCGGAAAATACACCATGCAACATCCACTTGCATGATTTTGGGAAATTGGCGAAAGAAGGTGTCAAATCCGCAGGCGCTTGGCCTGTGCAGTTTGGAACTATCACGGTAGCCGACGGGATTGCTATGGGAACGCCTGGTATGCGTTTCTCTCTAACATCTCGTGACATCATTGCAGACTCAATCGAAGCGGCTATGGGTGGTCACAACGTCGATGCTTTCGTTGCTATCGGTGGCTGTGACAAGAACATGCCTGGTTCTATGATTGCTATTGCCAACATGGATATTCCAGCTATTTTCGCCTATGGTGGTACTATTGCACCGGGAAATCTTGATGGCAAAGACATTGACTTGGTTTCTGTCTTTGAGGGAATCGGAAAATGGAACCACGGTGACATGACAGCTGAGGACGTGAAACGTCTCGAATGTAATGCCTGCCCTGGCCCTGGTGGCTGTGGTGGTATGTATACAGCTAATACCATGGCGACTGCTATCGAAGTTCTCGGTATGAGTTTGCCAGGATCTTCATCTCACCCAGCTGAATCAGCCGACAAGAAAGAAGATATCGAAGCAGCAGGACGTGCTGTTGTCAAGATGCTGGAGCTTGGTCTCAAACCATCAGATATCTTGACTCGTGAAGCCTTTGAAGATGCCATTACTGTAACGATGGCTCTCGGTGGTTCTACAAATGCCACTCTTCACTTACTTGCCATTGCCCATGCGGCTAATGTTGACTTGTCACTTGAAGACTTCAATACAATCCAAGAACGTGTGCCTCACTTGGCCGACTTGAAACCATCTGGTCAGTATGTCTTCCAAGACCTCTATGAAGTCGGTGGTGTGCCTGCTGTTATGAAGTACCTGTTGGCAAATGGTTTCCTTCATGGCGACCGTATCACATGTACTGGTAAGACAGTCGCTGAAAACTTGGCTGACTTTGCAGACCTTACACCAGGCCAAAAAGTCATTATGCCACTTGAAAATCCAAAACGTGCAGACGGTCCGCTTATCATCTTGAATGGTAATCTTGCCCCTGACGGTGCGGTTGCTAAAGTATCAGGTGTGAAAGTGCGTCGCCACGTTGGACCAGCTAAGGTCTTTGACTCAGAAGAAGATGCTATCCAGGCTGTTCTGACAGATGAAATCGTTGATGGCGATGTAGTCGTTGTTCGTTTCGTGGGACCTAAGGGTGGTCCTGGTATGCCTGAGATGCTGTCGCTTTCATCCATGATTGTTGGTAAAGGTCAAGGAGACAAGGTTGCTCTCTTGACGGATGGCCGTTTCTCTGGTGGTACTTATGGTCTGGTTGTTGGACATATCGCTCCTGAAGCTCAGGATGGTGGACCGATTGCCTACCTTCGTACAGGTGACATCGTTACGGTTGACCAAGATACCAAAGAAATTTCCATGGAAGTATCCGAAGA